The proteins below are encoded in one region of Campylobacter helveticus:
- a CDS encoding ABC transporter permease, which produces MRVFYILSPLFLVLLLAFLTPFISSYNPNFGDINKIHIAPNLGHLFGTDILGRDLFTRIFYAIKTSFFIGFISSFLTLALALFYVLLARLLFYEFFMRLLDMFLALPFLLLMMFFSSFMEGNFISMVLIIALTHWSFVAKLFANELKRLESLEFYQASLVLGSTKIRAFFRDLLPPCFSLLSVLFVLNIIHAIGTEATLSFFGLGLGFEIASLGNILNEASKAIFIGAWWMVVYPLLALLVLILPLLALSVYLRKYLGVRL; this is translated from the coding sequence TTGAGAGTATTTTATATTTTAAGCCCTTTATTTTTAGTGCTTTTATTAGCTTTTTTAACGCCTTTTATCAGCTCTTATAATCCAAATTTTGGCGATATTAACAAGATACACATCGCGCCAAATTTAGGGCATTTATTTGGCACAGACATTTTGGGAAGGGACTTATTTACACGCATATTTTATGCGATTAAAACCTCCTTTTTTATCGGTTTTATTAGCTCTTTTTTGACTCTGGCTTTAGCTCTTTTTTATGTGCTTTTGGCAAGACTTTTGTTCTATGAGTTTTTTATGCGTTTGCTTGATATGTTTTTGGCTCTTCCTTTTTTACTTTTAATGATGTTTTTTTCAAGTTTTATGGAGGGAAATTTCATTAGTATGGTGTTAATCATTGCCTTGACACACTGGAGTTTTGTCGCAAAACTTTTTGCAAATGAGCTAAAGAGGTTGGAAAGTTTGGAATTTTATCAAGCATCTTTAGTGCTTGGAAGCACAAAAATTCGGGCTTTTTTTAGAGATTTGCTTCCTCCTTGTTTTTCTCTTTTGTCTGTGCTTTTTGTGTTAAATATTATCCACGCCATAGGCACAGAGGCGACTTTAAGTTTTTTTGGATTAGGACTTGGTTTTGAAATCGCTAGTTTAGGAAATATTTTAAACGAGGCTTCAAAGGCTATTTTTATAGGGGCTTGGTGGATGGTAGTTTATCCACTTTTGGCTTTGCTTGTGCTTATCTTGCCGCTTTTAGCTTTGAGTGTGTATTTGAGAAAATATTTAGGCGTGAGATTATGA